In the Candidatus Bathyarchaeota archaeon genome, GAGATTCTTAGAAACCTTCTTGCAGACAGGGATAGAGTAGTCGTGCTGGGTGTCGGAAACACCTTGAGAAGAGACGACGGCTTCGGCGTGTACGTCGCGTCCTCGCTTAAACGGTTTAAACTTAAAGACGTCTTGGTATTAGAGGCGGGGGCTTCTCCGGAGAGCGTTTTAGACGATATTTTAGAGTTTAACCCTTCACACCTCGTTGTAGTCGACTCGGTCGAGATGGGGCGTAGACCCGGAGACCTAGTGGTAGCCGGTTTGGAGAGTATAGCGGATGAGGTCACGGTGTCGACCCATAGGCTACCGATGACCCTGCTCGTGAAGTATCTGAGGCTTATGGGGTTTAAGGGTAGGGTTGTGGTCGTCGGCGTCCAGCCAGGCGACTTATCATTTGGAGAGGGGTTAACCCCAAGGGTTAGAGAGGCAGCCGATATCGTCGTAAATATGTTAAGAAGCGTCTTATCTAACGGAGACTATGGGTAAGAGGTATAATGGTTTATCTAAGAGGCGTTGCGTGTAAAGTATGGGGAGGAACCGTCAGGCTTGGAGGCTCGAAGACCGACGTGGGAGGTCGACGCCGAGATCGAGAGACTCTACAGGCGCAATAGGAGGCTCGCGGACGAGGTTAAGAAAGTCATCTGGAAGTACGCCGACAGGGTTAGACGGGTCAAAGGTGATGGGTTCAAGGTTAAGATCATGAACTTCTGCGGAACCCACGAGTGGACCACCGTACACTACGGTATCAGAAGCCTATTACCGGATAACGTGGAGCTTGTAGCAGGCCCTGGATGCCCGGTGTGTGTAACACCTTCGTTCATCGTAGAACACGCCATAAGGCTATCGCTCGAAGGTGTTAGGGTCTATACCTTCGGCGACTCTTTCAAGCTCCCGGCTGTTAGACCGGTTAAAGGTGTCAGAAACCTCGCCGAGGCTAAGACGGCCGGGGGAGACGTGCAGGTCGTGTATAGCTTCTTGGATGCTTTGAAGGACGTAGCCAATACCCGTCGGGAGTCTGTGTTTCTAGCCATAGGTTTCGAGACCACGGCTCCGGGGTATGCTCTACCGCTTGCCGAGAGGCTTATTCCTAGGGAATTGAGCATCTTATCCGCTTTGAGGCTGACGCCTCCGGCCGCTAGGTACGCGATAGCCGAGGCCGATAGGAGGGGGTTAACCCCGATTAAAGGTATAGTGGCCCCGGGGCATGTATCCGCTATAACAGGCGCTAAGCCCTGGGATGAGCTTTCTAGGGAGCTTAAGATACCTACGGTCGTCTCGGGTTTCGAGCCCATAGACCTACTCATATCGATAGCGGAGATACTGAGGATGATCCTACGCGGCGAAGTCGGGGTGAAGGTCGAATACCGGAGGGTCGTCTCCTGGGAGGGAAACAGGGAGGCCCTCAAGGCTATCTACAGGGTTTTCGAGAAGACCGACGCGGCTTGGAGGGGGATAGGGTTCATAGAGGAGAGCGGTTTAGAGCTTAGAGACAGCTATAGGGGGTTCGACGGGTTCGACAGGTATGGGCTGGAAAAGCCGGATAGGGAGAGCTGGGTCATGGATAACTTGAAGGGATGTAGATGCGCGGAGGTCGTGCTCGGCCTGGTTAAACCCACGGACTGCAAGTTCTTTCTTAAAGGCTGCAGCCCCTCGAAGCCTCTAGGCCCCTGTATGGTGTCCTCCGAGGGCACATGCTCGATATGGGCTAGGTTTGGGGGGTATTTGGACTTGAAGAACCTCTAAGGGGGAGACGTATATGTGTTGGGGTGTTCCGGCTAAGGTTTTGAAGGTCGAGGGTTTCACGGCTCTGGTGGACTTCGGGGGTGGAGTGGAGAAAGAGGTCTTGGTCGCGACCAGTGGTGTTCACAGCGGCGACTACGTTCTGGTCCACGCCGGTGTAATCGTCTCGAAGATACGGAGGGAGGAGGTGGTGAAGATCCTAGACGCGTATAAGGAGATGGCTGTCCAGCTGGCGGTCGAGGAGGGGTTAAAGAGAGAGGATGCCGAGAGATACTATGATGGGATCCTCCGAGACATCCTGGGCGGGGAGGAGGTATGAGTAAGGTAACGTTAGCTCACGGAGCCGGGGGCAGGGAGATGGCTGAACTCTTGGAAGCCCTGATATTCCATAGGGTAGACGAGCCTCTCAAGAAGGTCGAAGGCGGGTTAGGGATAGACCATCCAGACGACGGTGCTTTAATACCTATCGGCGAGGGCAGGTTCTTAGTCGTGTCGACGGATTCGTACACGGTCTCGCCGTTGTTCTTCCCGGGGGGCGATATCGGGAAGCTGGCCGTCTGCGGTTCGATAAACGACGTCCTTATGATGGGCGGTATACCGGTCGCGATGCTTGATACGATAGTCGTGGAGGAGGGGCTCCCGATGCAGACCCTTAACAGCATAGTGGATTCTATGGTCGAAACCCTCAGGAACGAGGGGGTTGCGTTGATAGGTGGAGACTTCAAGGTCATGCCTAAAGGCAGTGTGGACAGGATCGTCGTGACCACGACTTGTATAGGGGTCTCAGAGAACCCGATAATGGATGTGAACCTTGAGCCTGGGGATAGGATAATCGTGTCCGGCTGTCTAGGCGAACATGGGGCGACCATAATGGCTCTGCAACACGGTTTAGAGGCCGAGGCCTCGCTCAAGAGCGACGTAAAGCCTCTGACCCGGCTATTCAAACCCCTGATAGAGAAGTATTCTAAGGTGGTTAAAGCCGCCGGAGACCCTACGAGAGGTGGGTTATCGATGCTTCTCAACGGCTGGGCTAAGTCCACCGGTTTCCTGATAATCGTAGACGAGGCTAAGATACCTATCAGTAAACCCGTTAGGAAATATTCTGAGATGCTCGGGGTCGACCCTCTGCATCTGGCGTCTGAGGGTGTGGCGGTTATAGCCACCGAAGCCGGGTATGCGGATGAGGTCTTAGACTTCGTCAGAGGATTGGGGTTCGAGGACGCGATGATCATAGGCGAGGTCGTCAAGGGTGAAAGGTTTAAGGGTTTGGTAGTCGCTAGGAGCGAGGTGGGGGGGCTGAGGGTTCTAGAGCCTCCCACCGGAGAGCTTGTCCCAAGGATCTGCTAACATGAAGGCTGTTAAGATAACAGTCACGGGGGTCGTTCAGGGGGTAGGTTTCAGACCGTTCGTCTATAGGCTAGCTAGGGATCTCGGGCTGAAGGGCTACGTTAAAAACCTGGGTGGAAGCGAGGTGGAGATAGTCGTCGAAGGCCCTTCCAGCAAGGTCGAGGAGTTCGTCGCAAGGATTCGAAGCGATAAACCGCCTCCCGCCGAGATCCAGAGCTTAACCGTGAAGCCTACAGGCGGTGGGTTTAGGGAGTTTAAGATAGAGCCTAGCGGTAGGTCCCGTAGAGCATACTCTATGATACCGCCTGACATAGGGATATGCAGAGACTGTCTAGCGGAGGTTTTAGACCCCAAGGACAGGAGGTACATGTACCCCCTTAACAGCTGCGCCTGGTGTGGGCCTAGGTTCTCCATGATGGAAGATATACCCTACGACAGGGGGAACACAAGCATGAGAGACTTCCCGATGTGCACCGACTGTCTTAGGGAGTATAGAGACCCCGACGACATCAGGAGGTTTCACGCCCAGGGAAACTGCTGCCCGGTCTGCGGGCCGAGGGTGTGGCTTGAGGATAGAAACGGTGTCGTGATTAACCGGGAGAACCCGGTCTTGGAGGCTTCGAGGCTCGTCGAGGAGGGATATATCCTAGCCGTCAAGGGGCTGGGTGGGTTCCACATAGCCTGTCTAGCCACGGACGACGACATCGTCTTGAGGCTTAGAACCAGAAAGAGGAGGCCTGAGAAGCCTTTTGCCCTGATGGCTTTAAACCTCGAAACCGCTAGGAGGATCGCGTATATCTCGGAGGAGGATGCACGGCTCCTCGAGTCGCCTATCAGACCGATCCTTCTACTCCCCGAGAGGGAGGATAGCCCCGTTTCGAGACATGTGGCTCCGGGCCTATCCATGCAGGGTATAATGCTACCCTACACGGCGCTCCACTACATGCTCCTCTCCAACGTTGGAGACGGCTTCCTGATAATGACGAGCGGCAACGAGAGGGGTGAACCGATGTGCACAGGCAACCGGGAGGCCAGGGTTAAGCTCAGGGGGTTTGTCGACTACTTCCTCATGCACGACAGGAGGATCGTTAACCGGGTAGACGACAGCGTCGTCAGGAGAACCGGTGGATTCTACACGGTGATAAGAAGGGGGAGGGGATACGCTCCGAGGTGGGTTAGGCTACCGTTTAGACTTCCAAGCCCTGTGGTCGCCTTAGGGGCGCACTACCAGAACACCGGATGCCTAGCCTTCGAGGACATAGCTATTCCAACCCAGTTCGTGGGGGATATGGATAACCTATCCTCTCTAGCGGAGCTTGAGAGAGCGGTCAGCTTTCTCCTAAAGACCTATAGAATCGACTTATCCGACGTCGTCGTGGCGGTCGATAAGCATCCCAGATACCTAAGCCGACTGCTGGCCGAGAAGTGGATTGAAACCTATGGCTGTAGGCTTGTGGAGGTTCAACACCACCACGCCCACGCTGCGTCGGTCATGGTGGAGCTGGGTGTCAAAGACTCGGAGATGGTGGCCGTCACCCTAGACGGTGCAGGATACGGCGACGACGGAACGGTTTGGGGTGGAGAGGTTCTCATAACCGGATACGGAGCCTACACAAGGTTCGGTCATCTAGAGCAGGTGCCGATGCCGGGTGGAGATAGGGCTACGGAGTACCCCGTCAGGATGCTCATGTCCATACTATCCAGGTTCATGCCGGTGGAGGAGGTTAGAGAGTTCATAGTCGGTAGGGGCCTTCACAAGGGGCTACCCTACGGAGCTGAGGAGGCCGACGCCGTGCTCTCCCTCCTCGAGAGAGGCGATGCACCCCTGACCTCGAGCCTAGGGAGGGTTTTAGACTCCGCCTCAGCGCTTCTAGGGATATGCTTCAAGAGGACCTATGAGGGGGAGCCGGCTATCAAGCTAGAGGCAACCTCGAGCAGAGCTAAGCCCATAGACCTGCTCGAGCCCAGGGTTTCCAGGTCGAAGCCCCTCGTCCAAACCCACAGGATCTTCGAGGAGCTTTTGGAGAAGCTCGATAGGCCCCGTGAGCAGCTTGCCTACAGCGTTCAGAGGGCGTTGGGGTTATCCATCGGAGAGCTCGCGGTCATGGCCTCCAAGGGGAGGGGCGTCGATAGGGTCCTCGTATCCGGGGGCGCGGCTGTGAACACCGTGATATTCGAAGCCATCAGGGAGAAGGCTGAGGAGGCAGGGCTTAAGGCATACGTCAACACCGTGGTTCCGGCCGGAGACGGCGGGGTCTCCCTAGGTCAGGCGGCGGTAGCCGGTTTCAGGGTTTTGGAAAGCCTCCTATAGTCTTTCGAAGTATGGTAGAACCTTCTCGGCGTACAGCTTCAACCCCTCCGTCGTGTCTTCGAGGGGCATGAAGTGCAGTACGAAGTGTGTGACCCCGTTTTCGACGTATTTGGCTATCGTGTCTATGCACTTGTCCGGCGAGCCGACGGTGGCTCCGTAGCGGACCACTATACCCTTAGGGAGATGAACCTCGGTGTCGTACTCGGCGACCTTCTCAGCCGGGTTGCCGAACCACCTTTCGAGGGACCGTCTAGCCTTCTCCAAGGCTCTATCGGGGTCTGGGTCTATGCTCGTGTACATCTCCATCGCCACAGTTAAGCCCCTACCGAGCATGTCGAACCTATCCATCCTATACTTGAGGTCTTCGAGCCTCAGAGGGGGAGCTAGCCATCCGTCGAGCCTAGCGTTCATGAACCCCTCGATGGCCTTCAACCCCACGGCTCCAAACCACATCGGCGGCCTAGGTTTCTGCAGGGGCTTAGGCTTGACCTCGCAGCCCTCGACGCGGTGGTACCTGCCCCTGAAGTACACCTTATCCATCGTCCAGCATCTACGGATTATCTCGACGGCTTCTAGGGTTTCCCTAAGCCTCTCCGCGAGGGGTCTCCAGACGTAGCCGAAGCTCACGAACTCGTCTCTACGCCACCCCGCCCCCACACCCAGGATAAGCCTCCCACCGGAGACCACGTCTAGGGTGGCGGTCATCTTAGCCATTAAAGCAGGGTTTCTGAACGGTAGGCATGCTACTGAAAAGCCTAGTTTAACGCGTCTCGTGGCCTGCGCGAGGGCCGAGAGGAGTGTGGAGCTTTCGAGCATGTCGATGCTCGGCTCGCCTAATCTTTGGACGGAGTCGAAGCCCATCAAGTGATCCGGAGCCCACACGGATGCAAAGCCGAGCTTCTCCGCCGTTAAAGCGGATTCTAGACACAGCTCCCATAGCTCCCTACCGACCTTGACCCTGCTGAAGGTGGGAAGGTAGACCCCAAACTCCGCTTTCATAGCGAACCACAGAAACCTATTTAGCTAGGAGACATATAAATCGACTACGCCGTTCCAGGCGACATCGATATTACCCGTGCTAATAACTCGATGCAGATAAGAAGTCGTTCCACGACCCCCTCCCTCTATAGTTTTTCCATGATAAATTACCTCAGGTAATTCTCCTAGAATTCAACCCTATAATGTTCCTCTATGAGGCTTAAACGCATCCTTGCCTATTCTATCCTGGGATACGTTAACGTATGTCTATCGGCTTTAATCTTAAATAGTAGTCTTGCTTTGGATTACAATTGGGTGAGCTATTTGGGTAGGCTCGTTAACGTGTCTGTTAAGGTTCCTGAGGAGGTTAGGAGGCTGATGAGGAGGGTCGATGTGAACTGGAGCGAGTACCTTAGGAAGGTCATAGAGGCTAAGGTCAGGATGGAGCTTGCCAAGGAAGCTGTGAGGAGGCTGGATGAGATCCGTGGAAGAGCGGGCAAGGTGCCTACGGAGGAGGTCGTGAGATGGATAAGGGAGGACAGGGAGAGAAGCCCAAGGTAGTCGTCGACGCCAGCGTAGTGGCTAAGTGGTTCATCCCCGGGGAGCCCTGGGAGACTGAGGCCAGGACCCTTGAGGAGAAGATAGCCTCCGGAGATGTGGAAGCATATGCACCTTTACTACTTCTCTACGAGGTGGCATCCGTCGTATTAAAGTCCATATCTAGAGGAGCCTTAAAGGTTGACGACGGAGTCCAAGCCTTAGAGGCGCTAAGCCAGTTAGGCCTAAACATCCAAGCAACAAGCTGGGACGACCTAGTAGAGACCCTACGCATAGCCACAGCCTCAAAGCTAACCGTATACGACTCGACTTACCTCCATCTCTCCAAAAAGATGGACGCACCACTAATCACAGCCGACAACCAGCTAAAACAGAGGGGGCAGAACATAGCTAAGATTATCCTCCTCGACGAAGTACACGAAAACCTCTTCAGAGACAAAGCGTAGCTAGGATATTTATACTCACCCTCCGGTAATCTTCCGGCTCGGTTTAGATAAACGGTCGTTAGCTAACGACCTCGGGTCTATGGCTTTAAGCCCTGCCACCGTTTGGTAAGCCTGGTCGACCGATACTATGGTCCTATCGTATGACAACGCCGACGCTGCGTGAAGAGAGTCGAAGTAGCTTAGACGGTAGCGTTCTCTAAGCCTCGAAGCCTCTATGAGGATGCTCGAGGTTAGAGGAGCCTCTCCGAGGTTCGGAATCCTTCTGAAGGACTCGACGTCTTCACGTATGACATTCTCATTGTAGCCTCTAGACCTAAGCACGAGCTCATACTCCATATACGCCGACGCCGGTATAACTACGTTTTTAAGCTCACCCTCAGCGATCTTCTCGAAGACCGCTACCGCTGTTCTATGAAGCTCATCTGAGACGTTAACGAATGCTATAAGCATATCAAGCTCTATCAGAGGCATTCAATTCCCCCGCTAACAGCCTATCAGCCTTTTCCTCGACATTCTCATACGTGAGACCTACGTCTCTATACTTACCCACCAAAGCCCTGATAGGGTTTTTAAGAACCTTAACCCTCACCACCTTCAGATTCTCGTCTACCTCCCACAAAAGCATGTCGCCCTCCTCGACGCCTAAAGCCCTCCTAACCCTGACAGGGACGTTCGTCAACCCCTTTTTAGACACCTTACTTACGGCCATAAATATCTAAGAAGATAGCGAATACTTAGAAAAATATAAGATTTTCTATACTTCCTAGGAATTCTTAGATAATTGACCTACTCTTAGCCTGAGGCTTGAGGGCTTTCACCCTGTAAGCCATTTAAGCTCTTCGAAGACCTCGTCTAGGTCTGTCGAGAACAGTCCTATCGCGTAGTCACCTACACCCCCTACCCACAGGAGCCTATCCTGATATACTAGAAGCCCGTCGCCGAATATCACTAGAATCCTGTCGCCGTATGTTTCGACCAGACCCTTCGAGGCTAGTAGATAATTGCTTAGAGCCAGGAGCCTACCGGTCTCGTCGACCAAGGCTAGGCCGTTTCTGTAAGATAGGTCGTCCTTCAAGACGGCATGCCAGCCCACAAGATACTCGTTACTCGAGACCTTAACAGTGTTAGTGGACCAACCGATTTTAAGCTCCCAATCCTCAAACCCTAGAACCGGCTGAAGAGTCTCGCCTATTATGACTCCGTCATGGAGAGAAGCCTTGCACCGCCAGCATATGTTTAAACCGTCGACCTCAGGTCTAGTTAGAATCGTGCATTCGTCTACATCCACATCCACGAACGCACTATCCTTGTTCGACCTCGGTAGGAGGAATTCGTCTCCGAAGCGTATGCGAAAGTAGAGCCTCCGCTTAACCTCGTACGTCTCGTCTAGTATAGCCAGCCCTAACACGTCTCTACGCTTAAACCGTCCATACATGTAGACTTGGTTCAGAAGCTCTTCGAACGGCTCTACCGACGCGTCTCGTAAACTCGTCCGACCCAGTAACCTAGACAGCTGCGTCACATAGTCCGATGATGAAAGTCTCCCTAGGTAGTAGCCCTTCCCCGTGTAAAGCACGTATACTTCGCCGTCTCTTAGAAGAGTCCTAGGGTCTTCGACCCCTAGGAACTCCCAGATGCTCTGGGGCCAAAGCACTATCCGTGTCTCTATAGGCTTCGGCACATCACCGTTTAAGACGGACTCGATGTCGAGTTCGAAGACTCCTATGCTCGAAACATACTTATAGTAGTCGAATATGAGCCTGGGGAAAACCTTGAGCCTTTTGCCTACCAAAAGCGCTCCTGGATTGAACGCTACGAGGGGCTTAGACCGGATATAGTTTGAAACAATCAGGTCGCTGGGGGCTATGTAGCATAATCTCTCAAACACGTCTTTAAGCTCGGGTTTCCTCACGCCTCTATGGTTATGTAGAAAGCGTCTCTGCATCTCAACCAGGTGTTCGTAGGGTTTCATGCCCATTAGAGGCTTTGAATGGATTGGTATTAACCTTATCGGTACATCGGTATGTAGGGTCTAGAAAAAGATTATATCCCTGAGTCAGATCCATAGGATATCGGGAACCGCCTAGATTATAGGTGGACGTTCATGGTTAAAGTCAAGCTGGAGAACCTTACTAAGAGGTTCGGTAAAGTCGTAGCGGTCGATAACCTAAACCTCGACATCAAGGACGGGGAGTTCGTCGCCCTCCTAGGCCCCTCTGGATGCGGGAAGAGCACGACCTTGCTCATGATCGCGGGTATCTACAAGCCGACGTCGGGGTACATATACTTCGACGACGAGGTGGTGAACGATCTACCGCCTAGAGAGAGGAACGTAGGCATGGTCTTCCAGAGCTACGCATTATACCCGCACATGAGCGTCTTCGACAACATAGCCTTCCCGCTGAAGATAAAGAAAGCCCCTAGGGCTGAGATCGAGAAGAAGGTGCGTGAGGTCGCTAGGCTCCTACGGATAGAAGAGCTTCTAGACAGACGGCCGGCTCAGCTAAGCGGTGGTCAGATGCAAAGGGTCGCGTTAGCCAGGGCTCTGGCTAAGGAGCCTAACCTGTTTCTGATGGACGAGCCTCTGAGCAACCTAGACGCTAAGCTCAGGATCTTGATGAGGACCGAGCTTAAGAGGCTTCAGAAGGAGCTGGGTATAACGACGATCTACGTGACCCACGACCAGGTCGAGGCTATGACGATGGCTGATAGGATAGCTCTACTCAACGAGGGGAGGCTTCAGCAGGTCGGTAGCCCCGACGACCTATACCATAAACCCAGCAACATGTTCGTCGCCGGTTTCATAGGAAGCCCACCTATGAACTTCATCGAAGGCTCCTTGGAGGAGCGGGAGGGGAAGATCGTCTTCACGTCTGAAGAGCTGACGGTGGAGCTTCCGGCCGATATAGCCGATGTCTTGAAGGACCGGGTTTCCGAGGATGTCGTGTTGGGCGTTAGACCTGAAGACATAATCGTGGGCTGTGAAAGAGGGTTTAAGGCTTTGGTCTACGTGGTCGAGCCTCTTGGGAAGGATACGATAGTCAACTTGAAGGTCGGTGGCCTTATAATCAAGGCCGTCGTGTCAGGGGTTAAATATAACATCAACGACGTGGTCAACGTATCGTTTAACTTAGATAAAGTTCACATATTCAGCCGTAAAAACGGTGAGGCCCTAGTCTAAATGGGTTTATCCCTTCACTGCTCCTACAAGCTGGAGTTTAAGCAACGTCTTCTGGGTTAACGCGTAGAACACGAGTATAGGTATCATGTAGAACAACGCCACCGCGGCGAGTAAACCCCAGTCGACGAATACGAACTCCCCTATGACGCTGTATAGGAAAACGGAGATCGGGTAGAACTCCCTCCTCTTGATGTACGTGTAAGCCAGCAGGAACTCGCCCCAGCCACCCATGAAAGAGAATATGGCCACGGCGGATATACCCGGAGTTATGATCGGGAGTAGAATCTTTCTCCACGTCTGAAACCTAGAGCACCCGTCGACCATAGCGGCCCACTCAAGCTCCCAAGGTATCCCGTCGAAGAAGCCCTTGAGGATCCACGTATCCATCGGAGCCCCTAACCCGGCTTTGACCAAGGCGACACCTATCAGGGTGAGAATTCCCTTACCGTAGAGACCCAGCCGGTTGAGTATGTAGAACAGCGCGATCAAGAGTATGACGCCTGGGAAAGCGTGAAGCGCCACTATAAGCTTCATAGTAGCCACCCTGCCAGGGAACTTCATCCTCGAAAGCGCATACCCCGCTAGGGCGGCTACAGGGATCTCGAACGCCACCGTTCCGACCGCGAGTATCAGGGAGTTACCTACTATAGGCCATATATTCGGATACTCAGACAGCCCGAACCGTATCGGATGCCATAGAAACCTGAAGTTTTCAAGCGTGAAGCCTCTGGGGATTAGCCCTGAGGTTGGGCCTTCGCTGAAGCTTTGGACGACCAACCACGCGATCATGCTCAGTATCGGGATGAGCGGTATCAGAAGCACAGAATACACTATGACGTATTTCAGCAGGTTCATGAGCTTCGCCTTTCTTATAGCCGCCCTGTATCTGGATTTCTTAGACGGCATACTCCTCTACACCTCCACCTTCGAAGGCTGCATCATCCTCTCAAACCCGAAGACCTTGAAGAATATGAAGATGAATATCAGACCTATGATCACGAGGAATATCGAGAGAGCTGCCCCATACCCGTACTCAGACGCGTAGAATGCTTTCGAATATGCGTATAACGCCCAGACCTCAACCTCCGCAGCCCTAGCGACCCCAGCTCCTCCGGCCCAGAGCGCGAGTATATGCTCGTAGGAGGATATCAGGCTGAGGCATTGCCAAGACGTTACGAAGAATATGGGCCACTTAAGCAGCGGTAGGATTATGTGCCGGCACACCTGCAAGTCCGTAGCCCCGTCTGCTATAGCCGCGTGGAATATGTCTCTTGGTATGGACGTTATGGCGGCGGAGTATATTATCATGCCGAAAGACGCCCCCACGTAGCCGTTCACGGCTATCATGAGTATCTGAGAGTAGGGAGGTGTTAGAAGCCAATCCCTCGGGGTGGGTAACCCGAGCAACCCTAGAAAAGTGTTCAAGAGACCTATGTTAGGGTCTATGAACCACCTCCATAGGAGCGCGTAGATCACCGCGGGTGTTATCCTAGGTATGAGCCACGCGAGTCTTATAGCCATGGAGATAGGCTCCTTCTTGATGAAGTACGTGGTGAAGATGGCTAACACGAGGCTGAAGAACGCGTTTATCGCTAGGACGGAGGATACATACAGCACGGTTACGTAGATCGTGTCTACGACCCGTATATCACGGGTGAATATCCTTACGAAGTTATCAAGCCCTATGAACTGCATATTCGTTATGGTCCACTGGGTCTTCGTGAAAGCCATATACGTGGTTATACCCACAGGGGCAAACCACATGACGCTTATCAATATGAAGAAGGGAGACATGAAGAAGAAAGGAAGTACCTTACCCGACACACCCCTAGGTATGTACCGTTTAACCCTCTTGAGGAAACCTGTTAAACTTAAAAAAATGGGGGATTCTCTTACGTACCTCTTCATCCGGCTTCACTCTCGGACTATAAGGTCTTCTCCAAGCTCAGCCTGCGCCGCGTTCACCAGGCTCTCGACGGCCTCATCGGGGGTTAAAGTGCCCTTCTCAACCTTAACCAGGTGCTCTAGGAGCATGTCTTTCAGGATACCCCACTTCGGGTGGAGTATCGGCTTGCTCATACCGTATTTGGCCACGAAGGTGCTCACCTTGTATAGGAAGCCACCCTTCTCCACGAACGGCGGGTAGTTCAGGGTCGAATAGCGAACCGGTAGGTGGCTGCTGGTCAAGGCGTGGTCCGTGTCATACGGCGGTATCGTTGCGAAGTAGCATATGAGGAACGCCAGCTCAGGATACTTAGACTGGCTGCAGATGTAGTATTTCCACGGTCCCGTCGTCACACCGGCCTTTCCACCCTTCTCCAGCGCCGGGTACAAGCCGAAGCCTACGTTTTCCCACAAGTAAGATTCTGGTACAGCTCCCAGCGTCTCATGGTACTCAACCTTCTGCCATTCACCCCAGTGCCAGCTACCGCCGAGCCAGAACAACACTCTACCGTTGACGAAGCCCATGTGGATCTCCCTCCAGCTCGTCCCTATCATCGTATCCGGAAGCACTTTATCGACCTGCGCCAGCGTGTAGAACAGCGTAAACATATCCTTTAAGGCCGACTTGTCCAAGACAAGCTTACCCGTCTCCACGTCGTAGAAATCTCCGCCAGCCAGGTAGTACGGTATCTCCAGGCTTGTACCCCAGTTGGGTCTATGGAAGAAGCCCCATTGGACAAGCCCTTTCTCCATCGCCTCCTCAGCGACCTCCGCTAAGTCGTACCAGGTGATCTCGCCCTTCGCTATCTTGTCAGGTAGGGCCTCTATCTCCTCTTCACTCCATCCAAGCTGTCTCAACACATCCTTTCTGAAGTAGAATACCTGGCTTGCGACGTCTTGGGGCACACCCCACATCTTACCCTTGTATTTGACAGCATCCCAGAGGTACTCGGGAATATCTGCTAAAAGGTCCTTATACTTCCCATAGTACTCGTCGACCGGTATGATCCAACCAGCCTCCGCGGCTTCCACCATATCTATGCCGGATATGATATCAGGAGCCTCGCCAGCTTCAAAAGCACTGGCGAACTTACTCTTCCAGGCCCCCCAGTCAGACACGTGCTCATAGTAGGAATCCATCTCTATCGTGACGTTAAGACCCACCCCTTTCAGAAGCGTCTCGAGGAGCTTAGCCGCCCTCTTGAGGTTCTCAGCCCTATAATAGTCTACGGGCGACCCT is a window encoding:
- a CDS encoding sugar ABC transporter permease, which encodes MKRYVRESPIFLSLTGFLKRVKRYIPRGVSGKVLPFFFMSPFFILISVMWFAPVGITTYMAFTKTQWTITNMQFIGLDNFVRIFTRDIRVVDTIYVTVLYVSSVLAINAFFSLVLAIFTTYFIKKEPISMAIRLAWLIPRITPAVIYALLWRWFIDPNIGLLNTFLGLLGLPTPRDWLLTPPYSQILMIAVNGYVGASFGMIIYSAAITSIPRDIFHAAIADGATDLQVCRHIILPLLKWPIFFVTSWQCLSLISSYEHILALWAGGAGVARAAEVEVWALYAYSKAFYASEYGYGAALSIFLVIIGLIFIFIFFKVFGFERMMQPSKVEV
- a CDS encoding extracellular solute-binding protein — translated: MSQKPSSTYLIVGLIIGLIIGAAIGWAVTPKGVPQEEYNAVVSERDALKSELDTIKPEYEALKALVGTLPTDGIIKMSAWSAGSPVDYYRAENLKRAAKLLETLLKGVGLNVTIEMDSYYEHVSDWGAWKSKFASAFEAGEAPDIISGIDMVEAAEAGWIIPVDEYYGKYKDLLADIPEYLWDAVKYKGKMWGVPQDVASQVFYFRKDVLRQLGWSEEEIEALPDKIAKGEITWYDLAEVAEEAMEKGLVQWGFFHRPNWGTSLEIPYYLAGGDFYDVETGKLVLDKSALKDMFTLFYTLAQVDKVLPDTMIGTSWREIHMGFVNGRVLFWLGGSWHWGEWQKVEYHETLGAVPESYLWENVGFGLYPALEKGGKAGVTTGPWKYYICSQSKYPELAFLICYFATIPPYDTDHALTSSHLPVRYSTLNYPPFVEKGGFLYKVSTFVAKYGMSKPILHPKWGILKDMLLEHLVKVEKGTLTPDEAVESLVNAAQAELGEDLIVRE